The Anopheles coluzzii chromosome 2, AcolN3, whole genome shotgun sequence genome window below encodes:
- the LOC120961547 gene encoding uncharacterized protein LOC120961547, which yields MAKLLAYYNLCPINNIDDFLGLSRDVDPGCVINTLGRNIILVVKLSNQRQIRSWTVLDRLSSKVVYDFRSERYVGVFGGRYIRCWKRDQHDMNTVKKIKLYRTVHDLFCLESGQTLLLYTDGSCESLESALKTRNKSQQDEAGNVAVPFVDPKTHTIRDVKVLLLDNGTPLLTYFLRKEEDGSMELHYALLNPADLKVHKTIEKIAVQRIGDEIRLVSACVVDGSDGPSLLSIWSDSRIFNLQLSLGQSPKREEGVGNFIEMVHHLNVKQPLSMASIGKDYVAFYANNKNQDGATLVLFNVQFKVFQAKQYFKVYFVSSRIWVVESNILLAFGQMLAVVPFKISKEQLSDMIGSQRTFDLSHTIDDESINEECELLDVYAFDEMLSKLPKRRELEANGGDATVANGSGEAPPADKPAYKWVYSEAEFEDELRAAYRESLPVDVIESSLLPKDTVQIKLFNNADVSLGPLILSEKFEIMLEELERCGYSEVEICDRVVPWLMQANLPEDLAKCLKRYSVVSERTLIKALKYALALPATNEDEEEEENEEQEMEAGTTPKASKVKPPKKDEPELPDQHIMVEAQANHPCRRDLLNIVLSCSFNRKPLIAYARKELDFRTVRELLQHLEHLLTDPMAMLSETLHNADTFDSDEQTVQWMMVLLDSHYQQFILSTEEPIREQLQRLLTIVERHVGLLGELQKLSPSLRRMLEQKAQKSGRDANQWYCVETITLY from the exons ATGGCCAAACTGCTCGCCTATTACAACCTATGTCCGATAAACAACATCGACGACTTTCTGGGACTGTCGCGCGATGTCGATCCGGGCTGCGTGATAAATACGCTGGGCCGAAACATCATACTGGTGGTGAAG CTAAGCAATCAACGACAAATCCGCAGCTGGACCGTGCTGGATCGGCTCAGCAGCAAGGTGGTGTACGATTTCCGCTCCGAGCGGTACGTCGGTGTGTTTGGCGGCCGCTACATACGATGCTGGAAACGGGACCAGCACGACATGAACACGGTGAAGAAGATTAAGCTGTACCGCACCGTGCACGATCTGTTCTGTCTCGAGAGTGGTCAAACGTTGCTCCTGTACACAGACGGTAGCTGTGAATCGCTCGAAAGTGCGCTAAAAACGAGAAACAAATCGCAGCAGGATGAGGCCGGCAATGTAGCGGTGCCCTTCGTTGACCCGAAAACGCACACGATACGGGACGtgaaggtgctgctgctggacaacGGGACGCCACTGTTGACGTACTTCCTGCGCAAGGAGGAGGACGGTTCAATGGAGctgcactacgcgctgctcaATCCTGCCGACCTGAAGGTGCACAAAACGATCGAAAAGATAGCGGTGCAGCGCATCGGGGACGAGATCCGGCTGGTGAGCGCCTGTGTGGTGGACGGGAGCGATGGCCCATCGCTGCTGAGCATCT GGTCCGACAGTCGCATATTTAACCTTCAGCTTTCCCTCGGCCAGTCGCCGAAGCGCGAGGAAGGGGTAGGGAACTTTATCGAAATGGTGCACCACCTGAACGTAAAGCAGCCGCTCTCGATGGCCAGCATCGGCAAGGACTATGTCGCGTTTTACgcgaacaacaaaaatcaggaCGGCGCGACGCTCGTCCTATTCAACGTGCAGTTCAAGGTGTTCCAGGCGAAGCAATACTTCAAGGTGTACTTCGTGTCATCCCGCATCTGGGTGGTGGAGAGCAACATACTGCTCGCGTTCGGGCAGATGTTGGCGGTCGTGCCGTTTAAAATCAGCAAGGAACAGCTGTCGGACATGATCGGCAGTCAGCGCACCTTCGACCTGTCGCACACGATCGACGACGAAAGCATTAACGAGGAGTGCGAACTGCTGGATGTGTACGCGTTTGACGAAATGCTGTCCAAGCTGCCCAAGCGAAGGGAACTCGAAGCGAATGGTGGCGATGCAACGGTCGCGAACGGTTCGGGCGAAGCGCCGCCAGCAGACAAACCCGCCTACAAGTGGGTGTACAGTGAGGCCGAGTTTGAGGACGAATTGCGGGCGGCCTATCGGGAATCGCTGCCGGTGGATGTGATCGAAAGCTCCCTCCTGCCGAAGGATACGGTACAGATAAAGCTTTTCAACAATGCGGACGTATCGCTCGGGCCGTTGATTTTGAGCGAAAAGTTTGAAATCATGCTCGAGGAGCTGGAACGTTGCGGATACTCGGAGGTGGAAATCTGCGACCGCGTCGTGCCGTGGCTGATGCAAGCGAACCTGCCCGAAGATCTCGCCAAATGTTTAAAGCGCTACTCGGTCGTATCGGAACGGACGCTCATAAAGGCGCTCAAGTATGCACTCGCGCTGCCTGCAACGAacgaggatgaggaggaggaagagaatGAGGAGCAAGAGATGGAAGCTGGGACAACACCGAAGGCCAGCAAAGTCAAGCCGCCCAAGAAGGATGAACCCGAGCTTCCCGATCAGCACATTATGGTGGAGGCGCAGGCAAATCATCCCTGTCGTCGCGATCTGCTCAACATTGTCCTGTCCTGCAGCTTCAACCGGAAACCGCTGATTGCGTACGCACGGAAGGAGTTGGATTTTCGCACCGTCCGGGAGCTGTTGCAGCATCTCGAGCATCTGCTTACCGATCCGATGGCCATGCTGAGCGAAACGCTACACAACGCGGATACATTCGACAGTGACGAGCAGACGGTACAGtggatgatggtgctgctcgATTCACACTACCAACAGTTCATTCTTTCCACCGAGGAGCCGATACGGGAGCAACTGCAGCGCCTCCTGACCATTGTCGAGCGGCACGTTGGGCTGTTAGGCGAGCTGCAAAAGCTGTCCCCTTCGTTGCGTCGTATGCTGGAGCAAAAGGCACAGAAATCGGGACGGGATGCTAACCAGTGGTACTGCGTGGAGACGATTACGTTATATTAG